A genomic stretch from Setaria viridis chromosome 1, Setaria_viridis_v4.0, whole genome shotgun sequence includes:
- the LOC117841527 gene encoding phospholipid--sterol O-acyltransferase isoform X1: protein MPRRRRRRGDLAVAAVLAALVLAAVGVAGGDGGAEFDYRKLSGIIIPGFASTQLRAWSVLDCPYSPFDFNPLDSVWLDTAKLFSAVNCWLKCMLLEPYNQTDHPECKSRPDSGLSAITELDPGYITGPLSSVWKEWVKWCVEFGIEANAIIAVPYDWRLPPSMLEERDLYFHKLKLTFEIALKLRGGPSLVFAHSMGNNVFRYFLEWLKLEIAPKHYIQWLDEHIHAYFAVGAPLLGSTEAVRAVLSGTTFGLPVSEGTARLMFNAFGSSLWLMPFSKYCKADNIYWKHFFEGKGGCPHRQQCDEAEYISDYSGWPTDLVRIEVPSVRDMGAYPSIMDITENITSSMECGKPTLLSFSAREVSDGTLFKTIEDYDPQSKALVYQLEKYYQGDPVLNPLTPWERPPIKNVFCIYGIDSKTEVGYYFAPSGKPYPDNWIITDVIYEFEGALLSRSGNSVSGKPNNSSGDGTVSFNSLSWCKNWLGPKVNITRAPQAEHDGSDLQTTMNIDHHHGQDIVPNMTRAPHVKYITYYEDAESLPGWRTAVWELDKANHRNIVRMPVLMRELWLEMWHDMHPESKSKFVTKAFRGPLRNEDCRWDYSKARCGFPEHCEYRYIFGDVHLGMSCRLKKTSTNLLQQYL from the exons atgcctcgacggcggcgccgacgcggcgacctcgccgtcgcggcggtgcTGGCGGCGCTGGTCCTGGCGGCCGTGGgagtggccggaggcgacggcggcgcggagtTTGATTACCGGAAGCTGTCGGGGATAATCATCCCGGGGTTCGCGTCGACGCAGCTGCGCGCGTGGTCGGTCCTGGATTGCCCCTACTCGCCCTTCGACTTCAACCCGCTCGACTCCGTCTGGCTCGACACCGCCAAG CTTTTCTCTGCAGTAAACTGCTGGCTTAAATGCATGTTGCTTGAACCTTATAATCAGACAGACCATCCGGAATGCAAGTCGAGGCCTGATAGTGGTCTTTCTGCAATTACAGAGTTGGACCCTGGTTATATAACAG GTCCTCTCTCTTCAGTATGGAAAGAATGGGTCAAATGGTGTGTCGAGTTTGGCATTGAAGCTAATGCAATTATCGCTGTTCCTTATGATTGGAGACTACCCCCATCAATGCTTGAGGAGAGAGATCTGTACTTCCACAAATTAAA GTTAACGTTTGAAATAGCTTTGAAACTCAGAGGAGGGCCATCTTTGGTTTTTGCTCATTCGATGGGAAATAATGTGTTTCGCTACTTTTTGGAGTGGTTGAAACTAGAAATTGCTCCGAAGCACTACATCCAGTGGCTTGACGAACATATACATGCATACTTTGCAGTTG GCGCTCCTCTTCTCGGATCTACTGAAGCAGTTAGAGCTGTTCTTTCTGGAACAACTTTTGGTCTTCCAGTCAGCGAG GGCACAGCACGATTGATGTTTAATGCATTTGGTTCTTCTTTATGGCTTATGCCATTCTCAAAATACTGCAAAGCTGATAATATTTACTGGAAGCATTTTTTTGAGGGAAAGGGAGGTTGTCCCCACAGACAACAATGCGATGAAGCAGAATATATTTCAGACTACTCTGGTTGGCCCACAGACCTCGTCAGGATCGAGGTTCCTTCAGTTCGAG ATATGGGGGCATACCCATCCATTATGGATATAACGGAGAACATAACATCAAGCATGGAGTGCGGAAAGCCAACTCTCCTGTCATTTTCTGCCAGAGAAGTTTCAGATGGTACTTTGTTCAAAACAATAGAGGATTATGACCCTCAGAGCAAGGCACTTGTTTATCAGCTTGAGAA GTACTATCAGGGTGATCCAGTTCTGAACCCTCTCACACCCTGGGAGAGACCCCCAATAAAGAATGTATTTTGCATTTATGGGATTGATTCAAAGACTGAG GTAGGATATTACTTTGCACCAAGTGGCAAACCATATCCAGACAACTGGATAATAACTGATGTTATTTATGAGTTTGAAGGGGCCCTACTTTCAAG ATCAGGCAATTCTGTTTCTGGAAAGCCCAACAATTCCAGTGGTGATGGAACA GTATCCTTCAACTCCCTCTCATGGTGTAAGAATTGGCTTGGACCAAAAGTGAACATAACAAGGGCTCCACAG GCAGAACATGATGGATCTGATTTGCAAACAACCATGAATATCGATCACCATCATGGCCAGGACATAGTACCTAACATGACGAGGGCTCCACATGTGAAGTACATAACCTATTATGAGGATGCTGAAAGTCTTCCAGGATGGAGAACAGCAGTCTGGGAGCTCGATAAAG CAAATCACAGGAATATTGTTAGGATGCCAGTACTAATGCGTGAGTTGTGGCTTGAAATGTGGCACGACATGCATCCTGAATCAAAATCGAAATTTGTGACGAAAG CTTTCCGAGGTCCACTGAGAAATGAAGACTGCCGCTGGGACTATTCAAAGGCTCGGTGTGGCTTCCCAGAACACTGCGAATACAG GTATATATTTGGTGATGTCCATTTGGGAATGAGCTGCAGACTGAAAAAAACATCAACTAACCTACTTCAACAGTATCTCTGA
- the LOC117848300 gene encoding very-long-chain aldehyde decarbonylase GL1-6, whose amino-acid sequence MATKPGPLSRWPWHDLGNYKYALLAPWAARSTYKFVVASGSGGERDLLSFAVLPVLLLRLLYSQLWISVSRHQTARSKHRIVNKSLDFEQVDRERNWDDQILLTALLFYAVNAAVPVAQGVPWWNPKGLVVTALLHAGPVEFLYYWLHRALHHHFLYSRYHSHHHASIVTEPITSVIHPFAEEVIYFALFAIPLLTTVGTGTASVLVANAYLVYIDFMNYLGHCNFELVPKLLFDVFPPLKYLMYTPSFHSLHHTQFRTNYSLFMPLYDYLYGTLDKSSDDLYERTLHGRGEEAPDVVHLTHLTTPDSVLHLRLGFASFASAPLAIAYLPRAAAAALAKLTSLLLGSTFRSEANRLDSLNIETWVVPRYTSQYVSKEGLYAIGRLLEKAVADAEASGARVLTLGLLNQKNELNRNGELYVIRKPNLKTKIVDGTSLAVAAVLHMIPQGTKDVLLLGDATKVSTVLASALCEREIQVQIVDKDLYDCLKQELRPELHKHLLLSCSYSSKVWLVGDGLTDEEQRKAQAGVHFVPYSQFPPAAARVDDCVYHSTPALVVPGSFENLHACENWLPRRVMSAWRAAGIVHALEKWDAHECGGRVTGVDKAWRAALAHGFRPYDRHHAAVAK is encoded by the exons ATGGCCACGAAGCCCGGCCCTCTCAGTCGCTGGCCCTGGCATGATCTTGGAAACTACAAG TATGCGCTGCTGGCTCCATGGGCGGCGCGCAGCACGTACAAGTTCGTGGtggcgagcgggagcggcggggagAGGGACCTGCTCAGCTTCGCCGTGCTGCCGGTgctcctcctccgtctcctcTACAGCCAGCTCTGGATCAGCGTCTCCCGTCACCAGACGGCCCGGAGCAAGCACCGGATCGTGAACAAGAGCCTCGACTTCGAGCAGGTGGACAGGGAGCGGAACTGGGACGACCAGATCCTGCTGACGGCGCTGCTGTTCTACGCGGTGAACGCGGCGGTGCCGGTGGCGCAGGGCGTGCCGTGGTGGAACCCCAAGGGCCTGGTGGTGACGGCGCTGCTGCACGCGGGCCCCGTGGAGTTCCTCTACTACTGGCTCCACCGCGCGCTGCACCACCACTTCCTCTACTCCCGGTACCACTCGCACCACCACGCGTCGATCGTGACGGAGCCCATCACCTCGGTGATCCACCCCTTCGCCGAGGAGGTGATCTACTTCGCCCTCTTCGCCATCCCGCTGCTCACCACCGTCGGCACCGGCAccgcctccgtcctcgtcgCCAACGCCTACCTCGTCTACATCGACTTCATGAACTACCTCGGCCACTGCAACTTCGAGCTCGTCCCCAAGCTCCTCTTCGACGTGTTCCCTCCGCTCAAGTACCTCATGTACACGCCGTCGTTCCACTCGCTGCACCACACGCAGTTCCGGACCAACTACTCCCTCTTCATGCCGCTCTACGACTACCTCTACGGGACGCTGGACAAGTCCAGCGACGACCTCTACGAGCGCACGCTGCACGGCCGGGGGGAGGAGGCCCCCGACGTCGTCCACCTCACGCACCTCACCACGCCGGACTccgtcctccacctccgcctcggcTTCGCCTCCTtcgcctccgcgccgctcgccATCGCCTACCTgccccgggcggcggcggcggcgctggccaaGCTCACCTCGCTCCTCCTCGGGAGCACCTTCAGGTCAGAGGCCAACAGGCTCGACAGCCTCAACATCGAGACATGGGTCGTCCCAAGATACACATCCCAG TATGTGTCCAAGGAAGGTTTGTATGCGATCGGGCGTTTGCTTGAGAAGGCCGTGGCCGATGCGGAAGCAAGTGGCGCCAGGGTGCTAACGCTCGGTCTACTGAACCAG AAAAACGAGCTGAACAGGAACGGCGAGCTATACGTGATCAGGAAACCTAACCTGAAGACCAAGATCGTCGACGGGACCAGcttggccgtcgccgccgttctccacatgatccctcaaggcACCAAGGACGTGCTCCTCCTGGGAGACGCGACCAAGGTCTCCACCGTGCTTGCTTCGGCTCTCTGCGAACGGGAAATCCAG GTTCAGATTGTGGACAAGGATCTCTATGACTGCCTGAAGCAGGAGCTGCGCCCAGAACTGCACAAGCACCTGCTTCTTTCTTGCAGTTACAGCAGCAAG GTCTGGCTCGTCGGCGACGGGCTGACGGATGAAGAGCAGAGGAAGGCCCAGGCGGGCGTCCATTTCGTGCCCTACTCGCAGTTCCCTCCCGCCGCGGCCCGCGTCGATGACTGCGTCTACCACAGCACCCCGGCGCTGGTGGTGCCGGGCTCGTTCGAGAACCTCCACGCCTGCGAGAACTGGCTGCCGCGGAGGGTGATGAGCGCGTGGCGCGCGGCGGGCATCGTGCACGCGCTCGAGAAGTGGGACGCGCACGAGTGCGGCGGCAGGGTCACCGGCGTCGACAAGGCCTGGCGCGCCGCCCTGGCACACGGCTTCCGCCCCTACGACCGCCACCACGCTGCCGTTGCCAAGTAG
- the LOC117841527 gene encoding phospholipid--sterol O-acyltransferase isoform X3: MPRRRRRRGDLAVAAVLAALVLAAVGVAGGDGGAEFDYRKLSGIIIPGFASTQLRAWSVLDCPYSPFDFNPLDSVWLDTAKLFSAVNCWLKCMLLEPYNQTDHPECKSRPDSGLSAITELDPGYITGPLSSVWKEWVKWCVEFGIEANAIIAVPYDWRLPPSMLEERDLYFHKLKLTFEIALKLRGGPSLVFAHSMGNNVFRYFLEWLKLEIAPKHYIQWLDEHIHAYFAVGAPLLGSTEAVRAVLSGTTFGLPVSEGTARLMFNAFGSSLWLMPFSKYCKADNIYWKHFFEGKGGCPHRQQCDEAEYISDYSGWPTDLVRIEVPSVRDMGAYPSIMDITENITSSMECGKPTLLSFSAREVSDGTLFKTIEDYDPQSKALVYQLEKYYQGDPVLNPLTPWERPPIKNVFCIYGIDSKTEVGYYFAPSGKPYPDNWIITDVIYEFEGALLSRQAILFLESPTIPVVMEQYPSTPSHGVRIGLDQK, translated from the exons atgcctcgacggcggcgccgacgcggcgacctcgccgtcgcggcggtgcTGGCGGCGCTGGTCCTGGCGGCCGTGGgagtggccggaggcgacggcggcgcggagtTTGATTACCGGAAGCTGTCGGGGATAATCATCCCGGGGTTCGCGTCGACGCAGCTGCGCGCGTGGTCGGTCCTGGATTGCCCCTACTCGCCCTTCGACTTCAACCCGCTCGACTCCGTCTGGCTCGACACCGCCAAG CTTTTCTCTGCAGTAAACTGCTGGCTTAAATGCATGTTGCTTGAACCTTATAATCAGACAGACCATCCGGAATGCAAGTCGAGGCCTGATAGTGGTCTTTCTGCAATTACAGAGTTGGACCCTGGTTATATAACAG GTCCTCTCTCTTCAGTATGGAAAGAATGGGTCAAATGGTGTGTCGAGTTTGGCATTGAAGCTAATGCAATTATCGCTGTTCCTTATGATTGGAGACTACCCCCATCAATGCTTGAGGAGAGAGATCTGTACTTCCACAAATTAAA GTTAACGTTTGAAATAGCTTTGAAACTCAGAGGAGGGCCATCTTTGGTTTTTGCTCATTCGATGGGAAATAATGTGTTTCGCTACTTTTTGGAGTGGTTGAAACTAGAAATTGCTCCGAAGCACTACATCCAGTGGCTTGACGAACATATACATGCATACTTTGCAGTTG GCGCTCCTCTTCTCGGATCTACTGAAGCAGTTAGAGCTGTTCTTTCTGGAACAACTTTTGGTCTTCCAGTCAGCGAG GGCACAGCACGATTGATGTTTAATGCATTTGGTTCTTCTTTATGGCTTATGCCATTCTCAAAATACTGCAAAGCTGATAATATTTACTGGAAGCATTTTTTTGAGGGAAAGGGAGGTTGTCCCCACAGACAACAATGCGATGAAGCAGAATATATTTCAGACTACTCTGGTTGGCCCACAGACCTCGTCAGGATCGAGGTTCCTTCAGTTCGAG ATATGGGGGCATACCCATCCATTATGGATATAACGGAGAACATAACATCAAGCATGGAGTGCGGAAAGCCAACTCTCCTGTCATTTTCTGCCAGAGAAGTTTCAGATGGTACTTTGTTCAAAACAATAGAGGATTATGACCCTCAGAGCAAGGCACTTGTTTATCAGCTTGAGAA GTACTATCAGGGTGATCCAGTTCTGAACCCTCTCACACCCTGGGAGAGACCCCCAATAAAGAATGTATTTTGCATTTATGGGATTGATTCAAAGACTGAG GTAGGATATTACTTTGCACCAAGTGGCAAACCATATCCAGACAACTGGATAATAACTGATGTTATTTATGAGTTTGAAGGGGCCCTACTTTCAAGGCAG GCAATTCTGTTTCTGGAAAGCCCAACAATTCCAGTGGTGATGGAACA GTATCCTTCAACTCCCTCTCATGGTGTAAGAATTGGCTTGGACCAAAAGTGA
- the LOC117841527 gene encoding phospholipid--sterol O-acyltransferase isoform X2 — protein sequence MPRRRRRRGDLAVAAVLAALVLAAVGVAGGDGGAEFDYRKLSGIIIPGFASTQLRAWSVLDCPYSPFDFNPLDSVWLDTAKLFSAVNCWLKCMLLEPYNQTDHPECKSRPDSGLSAITELDPGYITGPLSSVWKEWVKWCVEFGIEANAIIAVPYDWRLPPSMLEERDLYFHKLKLTFEIALKLRGGPSLVFAHSMGNNVFRYFLEWLKLEIAPKHYIQWLDEHIHAYFAVGAPLLGSTEAVRAVLSGTTFGLPVSEGTARLMFNAFGSSLWLMPFSKYCKADNIYWKHFFEGKGGCPHRQQCDEAEYISDYSGWPTDLVRIEVPSVRDMGAYPSIMDITENITSSMECGKPTLLSFSAREVSDGTLFKTIEDYDPQSKALVYQLEKYYQGDPVLNPLTPWERPPIKNVFCIYGIDSKTEVGYYFAPSGKPYPDNWIITDVIYEFEGALLSRSGNSVSGKPNNSSGDGTVSFNSLSWCKNWLGPKVNITRAPQNMMDLICKQP from the exons atgcctcgacggcggcgccgacgcggcgacctcgccgtcgcggcggtgcTGGCGGCGCTGGTCCTGGCGGCCGTGGgagtggccggaggcgacggcggcgcggagtTTGATTACCGGAAGCTGTCGGGGATAATCATCCCGGGGTTCGCGTCGACGCAGCTGCGCGCGTGGTCGGTCCTGGATTGCCCCTACTCGCCCTTCGACTTCAACCCGCTCGACTCCGTCTGGCTCGACACCGCCAAG CTTTTCTCTGCAGTAAACTGCTGGCTTAAATGCATGTTGCTTGAACCTTATAATCAGACAGACCATCCGGAATGCAAGTCGAGGCCTGATAGTGGTCTTTCTGCAATTACAGAGTTGGACCCTGGTTATATAACAG GTCCTCTCTCTTCAGTATGGAAAGAATGGGTCAAATGGTGTGTCGAGTTTGGCATTGAAGCTAATGCAATTATCGCTGTTCCTTATGATTGGAGACTACCCCCATCAATGCTTGAGGAGAGAGATCTGTACTTCCACAAATTAAA GTTAACGTTTGAAATAGCTTTGAAACTCAGAGGAGGGCCATCTTTGGTTTTTGCTCATTCGATGGGAAATAATGTGTTTCGCTACTTTTTGGAGTGGTTGAAACTAGAAATTGCTCCGAAGCACTACATCCAGTGGCTTGACGAACATATACATGCATACTTTGCAGTTG GCGCTCCTCTTCTCGGATCTACTGAAGCAGTTAGAGCTGTTCTTTCTGGAACAACTTTTGGTCTTCCAGTCAGCGAG GGCACAGCACGATTGATGTTTAATGCATTTGGTTCTTCTTTATGGCTTATGCCATTCTCAAAATACTGCAAAGCTGATAATATTTACTGGAAGCATTTTTTTGAGGGAAAGGGAGGTTGTCCCCACAGACAACAATGCGATGAAGCAGAATATATTTCAGACTACTCTGGTTGGCCCACAGACCTCGTCAGGATCGAGGTTCCTTCAGTTCGAG ATATGGGGGCATACCCATCCATTATGGATATAACGGAGAACATAACATCAAGCATGGAGTGCGGAAAGCCAACTCTCCTGTCATTTTCTGCCAGAGAAGTTTCAGATGGTACTTTGTTCAAAACAATAGAGGATTATGACCCTCAGAGCAAGGCACTTGTTTATCAGCTTGAGAA GTACTATCAGGGTGATCCAGTTCTGAACCCTCTCACACCCTGGGAGAGACCCCCAATAAAGAATGTATTTTGCATTTATGGGATTGATTCAAAGACTGAG GTAGGATATTACTTTGCACCAAGTGGCAAACCATATCCAGACAACTGGATAATAACTGATGTTATTTATGAGTTTGAAGGGGCCCTACTTTCAAG ATCAGGCAATTCTGTTTCTGGAAAGCCCAACAATTCCAGTGGTGATGGAACA GTATCCTTCAACTCCCTCTCATGGTGTAAGAATTGGCTTGGACCAAAAGTGAACATAACAAGGGCTCCACAG AACATGATGGATCTGATTTGCAAACAACCATGA